From the Manihot esculenta cultivar AM560-2 chromosome 3, M.esculenta_v8, whole genome shotgun sequence genome, one window contains:
- the LOC110612119 gene encoding G-type lectin S-receptor-like serine/threonine-protein kinase At4g27290, with amino-acid sequence MRKSTTCINMLWICFSLLLLSQTSSSLDSLSPGESIKDGETLVSAAGTFELGFHRPQNSSNRYLAIWYKAVSAFSVVWVANRETPILDSSGVVSLSKKGLVALLNEKNITVWSSNKTTSAQNPIMQLLDSGNLVVRDANDDQSDEFLWQSFDSPCDTFLPGMRIGRNFSTGEDRFLTSWKTANDPAPGQFSLWIDPRGFPQFVLRNGTAMHYRAGSWNGLRFTGTPQLPQIQIFKYEFELSKNGVYYEYEVQGTLMSRLVVNLSGFVERFARTPESPGWRSIYFAPLDQCDEYSVCGVNMKCNIVDNSPNCVCLEGFVSKSPKNWSDGCFRKTPLDCKTGDVFRSYAGLKLPDTSGSPYNTTLSFAECKEMCSGNCNCTAFASSNINGTGCLLWFGELADMREYNEGGQEIYIRMSSSKPGKIEKKLIGIVISAILVGMLVVGIIVCIRKRKQRMTRGINMSDYENKEGKEDMELLTFDITTIAKATDNFASDNKLGQGGFGPVYKGTLTDGQEIAVKRLSKSSGQGQTEFKTEVILISKLQHRNLVKLLGWCIQKDEKMLIYEFMPNKSLDFFIFDQMRSKFLDWPKRVHIIEGIAKGLLYLHHDSRLRIIHRDLKASNVLLDKDMNPKISDFGMARIFGGDQTEANTNRVAGTYGYMSPEYAVDGLFSMKSDVFSFGVLVLEIVSGKKNRGFSHPDHSLNLLGHAWKLWVEERSLEIVDNMLDSVSISEVLRCINMGLLCVQQRPEDRPNMSSVVVMLGSESSLPQPKQPGFFTERNMPEAESSSSKHGSSSINEMSASSLVAR; translated from the exons ATGAGAAAATCAACTACTTGCATTAACATGCTTTGGATTTGCTTTTCTTTACTCTTGTTATCACAAACTTCTTCTTCACTAGACAGTCTCTCTCCCGGTGAATCCATTAAAGATGGCGAGACTCTGGTTTCAGCAGCTGGAACATTCGAACTGGGATTTCACAGACCTCAAAATTCAAGTAATCGTTATTTAGCAATATGGTACAAGGCAGTCTCAGCCTTTTCAGTTGTTTGGGTTGCCAACAGAGAAACCCCAATTCTTGATTCTTCAGGAGTCGTGAGCCTCTCTAAAAAAGGACTAGTGGCGCTGCTCAATGAGAAAAATATCACAGTTTGGTCATCCAATAAAACAACAAGTGCACAGAATCCGATTATGCAGCTATTGGACTCGGGAAATCTTGTAGTAAGGGATGCAAATGACGACCAATCGGATGAATTTCTGTGGCAGAGTTTCGATTCTCCTTGTGACACGTTCCTCCCAGGAATGAGGATTGGAAGAAATTTTTCAACTGGTGAGGACAGATTTCTAACATCCTGGAAGACTGCAAATGATCCTGCTCCAGGCCAATTTTCGCTGTGGATAGATCCTCGTGGGTTCCCGCAGTTTGTTCTTAGGAATGGAACTGCTATGCACTATAGAGCTGGGTCATGGAATGGCCTTCGTTTCACTGGAACTCCGCAATTGCCACAAATACAAATCTTCAAGTATGAGTTTGAATTGAGCAAGAACGGGGTCTATTATGAGTATGAGGTCCAAGGCACCTTGATGTCAAGATTAGTAGTGAATCTGTCAGGCTTCGTGGAGCGCTTTGCACGAACACCCGAGTCACCTGGTTGGAGAAGTATATACTTTGCACCACTAGATCAGTGCGACGAGTACTCGGTCTGTGGTGTAAATATGAAATGCAATATTGTAGATAATTCTCCAAATTGTGTTTGCTTGGAAGGTTTTGTGTCGAAATCGCCTAAAAATTGGAGTGATGGGTGTTTTAGAAAGACTCCATTAGATTGCAAAACTGGAGATGTCTTTCGAAGTTATGCAGGGTTGAAGTTGCCAGACACATCTGGTTCTCCGTATAATACGACCTTAAGCTTTGCAGAATGCAAGGAAATGTGCTCAGGAAACTGCAATTGCACAGCATTTGCAAGTTCAAACATCAATGGCACTGGCTGCTTGCTTTGGTTTGGAGAATTGGCTGACATGAGAGAGTACAATGAAGGGGGACAAGAGATTTACATAAGGATGTCGTCTTCAAAGCCAG GTAAAATTGAGAAGAAGCTGATAGGTATCGTCATCTCTGCAATACTTGTGGGAATGCTTGTGGTGGGAATTATCGTTTGTATTCGAAAAAGGAAACAGA GAATGACAAGAGGCATTAACATGAGCGATTACGAAAACAAAGAGGGAAAGGAAGACATGGAATTGCTAACATTTGATATAACCACAATAGCAAAAGCCACAGATAACTTCGCAAGCGACAACAAGCTGGGGCAAGGTGGTTTTGGACCTGTCTACAAG GGAACATTGACTGATGGTCAAGAAATAGCAGTGAAAAGGCTTTCAAAAAGTTCTGGACAAGGACAAACAGAATTCAAAACTGAAGTTATCTTGATCTCCAAACTTCAGCATAGAAATCTTGTTAAACTTCTTGGCTGGTGCATTCAGAAAGATGAAAAAATGCTGATATATGAATTTATGCCCAACAAGAGCTTggacttttttatttttg ATCAAATGAGAAGCAAATTTCTTGACTGGCCTAAGCGAGTCCACATTATTGAAGGAATTGCTAAAGGTCTTCTCTATCTTCATCACGACTCAAGACTAAGAATTATTCATAGAGATCTCAAGGCAAGCAATGTGTTACTAGATAAAGACATGAACCCCAAAATTTCAGACTTTGGTATGGCCAGAATTTTTGGAGGGGACCAAACTGAAGCAAATACAAACAGAGTAGCAGGAACATA TGGTTATATGTCTCCAGAATATGCTGTGGATGGGCTTTTCTCTATGAAATCAGACGTCTTTAGCTTTGGTGTGCTAGTTTTGGAGATAGTAAGTGGGAAGAAAAACAGAGGATTTTCTCACCCAGATCACAGCCTCAATCTTCTTGGACAT GCATGGAAGTTGTGGGTAGAAGAGAGGTCACTGGAAATAGTGGATAACATGTTAGATTCTGTTTCCATATCCGAAGTGTTAAGATGCATTAACATGGGTTTGTTATGCGTTCAACAACGGCCAGAAGACAGGCCAAACATGTCATCTGTTGTCGTAATGTTGGGCAGTGAGAGCTCGTTGCCTCAACCGAAGCAGCCTGGTTTTTTCACCGAAAGAAATATGCCTGAGGCAGAATCTTCATCGAGTAAGCATGGATCATCATCAATAAATGAAATGAGTGCCTCGTCCCTAGTGGCACGGTAG
- the LOC110612115 gene encoding G-type lectin S-receptor-like serine/threonine-protein kinase At4g27290 has translation MKDFKFLLSFFSAFFYCFVVSIAVDTLAVNQTIRDGETIVSASGRFALGFFSYSGSSSRYVGIWYPFSNETVVWVANRETPLNDSSGVLQLTSNGILVLHNSTKTLVWFTNTSREAQSPVAQLLNSGNLVIREVNDTNEDNYLWQSFDYLSDTFLPGVKFGRNLVTDHDRYLVSWKTPSDPSLGDFTTRLDPSGYPQIFIRKGDKIEFRSGPWNGLRFSGMPNLKANQIYSYEFVYNQEEIYYRYDLVGNSAISMMVLNYEGAFQRLTWANRTRTWNVYLTIQMDSCDRYSVCGAYGSCNINNSPACGCLSGFVPRNEQAWISGDWRDGCVRKNESICGAGEGFQKISGVKLPDTRKSWFNRNMELSDCERMCLKNCSCTAYSTLNITDGSGCLLWFGELVDIRIYNEEGQDFYIRLAASDLESSDSSHHSGGQTRAWIIVLCTLVAVAALLGFCLLLHIRRKRFQRRGSIAMTQQRGYTDESRKKDLELPLFDLSTIANATDNFSQYNKLGEGGFGPVYKGTLKDGQEIAVKRLSKDSTQGLDEFKNEVIFIAKLQHRNLVKLLGCCIELEEKMLIYEYMSNKSLDAFIFDQKRRKLLDWPMRFHIINGIARGLLYLHQDSRLRIIHRDLKASNILLDYDMNPKISDFGMARSFGGNEIQGNTKRVVGTYGYMSPEYAIDGQFSIKSDVFSFGVLVLEIVSGKKNRGFNHPDHRHNLLGHAWRLYLEERSMELIDESIKESCILSEVMRSIHVGLLCVQQSPDDRPNMSNVVLMLSSDIPLPEAKEPGFFTERKVLDHESSSSKVDSCSVNEMTITLLAAR, from the exons ATGAAAGATTTTaagtttcttctttctttcttctctgcTTTCTTCTATTGTTTCGTAGTCTCCATTGCTGTTGATACTTTAGCTGTCAACCAGACTATCAGAGACGGCGAAACTATTGTTTCGGCTAGTGGCAGATTTGCTCTGGGATTTTTCAGCTACAGCGGTTCAAGCAGTCGATATGTTGGAATTTGGTACCCTTTCTCCAATGAAACTGTGGTTTGGGTAGCCAACAGAGAAACGCCACTCAATGATTCGTCTGGTGTTTTACAACTTACCAGCAATGGAATTCTTGTTCTCCATAATTCAACAAAAACTCTAGTATGGTTCACCAACACCTCAAGAGAGGCGCAGAGCCCAGTAGCTCAACTTTTGAATTCAGGAAATCTTGTTATTAGAGAGGTAAATGATACTAATGAGGATAATTACTTATGGCAAAGTTTTGATTACTTGAGTGACACGTTTTTACCAGGCGTCAAGTTTGGCAGGAACTTGGTAACTGACCATGATCGATATCTTGTATCCTGGAAAACTCCCTCTGATCCTTCTTTAGGAGATTTTACAACTAGGCTTGATCCCAGTGGGTATCCCCAAATCTTTATCAGGAAAGGTGACAAAATAGAGTTTCGTTCAGGACCCTGGAATGGCCTTAGATTCAGTGGGATGCCTAATTTGAAAGCAAACCAAATCTATAGTTATGAGTTCGTTTACAATCAGGAGGAGATATATTACAGATATGATCTTGTTGGCAACTCAGCTATTTCGATGATGGTGCTAAACTATGAAGGTGCCTTCCAGCGTCTTACATGGGCTAATAGGACTCGGACTTGGAACGTGTACTTAACAATACAGATGGATAGCTGCGACAGATATTCAGTGTGCGGTGCATATGGCAGTTGTAACATTAACAACTCGCCGGCATGTGGTTGCCTGAGCGGTTTTGTACCCAGAAATGAGCAAGCTTGGATTTCAGGGGATTGGAGGGACGGATGTGTTAGAAAGAATGAATCAATTTGTGGGGCAGGAGAAGGGTTTCAGAAGATATCAGGTGTGAAATTGCCAGATACAAGAAAGTCTTGGTTTAACAGGAACATGGAGCTTAGCGATTGTGAGAGAATGTGCCTGAAGAATTGTTCTTGCACAGCTTATTCAACTTTGAATATCACAGATGGAAGTGGATGCTTGCTTTGGTTTGGGGAACTTGTTGATATCAGAATCTACAATGAAGAAGGCCAAGATTTTTACATTAGGCTAGCTGCATCTGATTTGG AGTCGAGCGACTCAAGTCACCACTCTGGGGGGCAAACTCGAGCTTGGATCATAGTTCTCTGTACATTGGTTGCGGTAGCTGCTTTACTAGGCTTTTGCCTGCTGCTGCATATCAGAAGGAAGAGGTTTCAGAGAAGAG GCAGCATAGCAATGACTCAACAAAGAGGTTATACTGATGAAAGCAGGAAAAAGGATTTAGAGCTGCCATTATTTGACTTGTCAACAATAGCAAATGCCACAGACAATTTCTCACAGTACAATAAGCTTGGAGAAGGTGGATTTGGACCTGTCTACAAG GGGACACTGAAAGATGGGCAGGAGATTGCTGTAAAGAGGCTATCAAAGGATTCCACACAGGGACTTGATGAATTCAAGAATGAAGTGATCTTCATAGCTAAGCTTCAGCACCGAAACCTTGTAAAGCTTCTAGGTTGTTGCATTGAGCTAGAAGAAAAAATGTTGATCTATGAATATATGTCCAACAAAAGCTTGGACGCTTTCATTTTTG ATCAAAAGCGGAGAAAACTGCTGGATTGGCCTATGAGATTCCACATCATTAATGGGATTGCTCGAGGGCTTCTTTATCTTCATCAAGATTCCAGGCTGAGAATCATCCACAGAGATCTAAAAGCTAGTAATATATTGCTGGACTACGACATGAACccaaaaatttcagattttggcATGGCAAGGAGTTTTGGGGGAAATGAAATTCAAGGAAACACAAAAAGAGTAGTTGGAACATA TGGTTACATGTCACCAGAGTATGCAATCGACGGTCAGTTCTCAATAAAATCTGATGTATTTAGTTTTGGTGTTCTGGTGCTAGAGATAGTTAGTGGGAAGAAGAACAGAGGATTCAATCATCCAGATCACAGGCACAACCTTCTTGGGCAT GCATGGAGACTCTATCTGGAAGAGAGGTCAATGGAATTGATCGATGAATCTATAAAGGAATCATGCATTTTATCTGAAGTGATGCGTTCAATCCATGTTGGTTTACTATGTGTGCAACAGAGTCCAGATGATAGGCCTAACATGTCAAATGTGGTGTTGATGCTAAGTAGTGATATTCCATTGCCTGAAGCAAAAGAGCCTGGTTTTTTCACTGAAAGGAAAGTGTTGGACCATGAATCTTCATCTAGCAAGGTTGATTCATGTTCAGTAAATGAAATGACAATCACGTTGTTAGCTGCAAGATGA
- the LOC110612131 gene encoding calcium-binding protein KRP1, with product MSSSQKQNPSPNFHDYLPVMADKLGGDGLIGELCNGFNLLMDSEKGVITFESLKRNSAILGLQDLSDDDLRCMLKEGDFDGDGALNQMEFCVLMFRLSPELMEESRFLVEEALLQELNDFSY from the coding sequence ATGTCTTCTTCACAAAAGCAAAACCCATCACCCAATTTCCATGACTACCTGCCTGTTATGGCCGACAAGCTTGGCGGCGATGGTCTAATCGGGGAGCTTTGCAATGGGTTCAATCTTTTGATGGATAGTGAAAAGGGTGTGATCACTTTCGAGAGTCTTAAAAGGAATTCTGCTATTTTGGGATTGCAAGATTTGAGTGATGATGATTTGAGGTGTATGTTAAAGGAAGGTGACTTTGATGGTGATGGTGCACTCAACCAGATGGAATTCTGTGTTCTTATGTTTAGATTGAGCCCTGAGTTGATGGAAGAGTCCCGATTTTTGGTAGAGGAGGCTCTTCTACAGGAGTTGAACGATTTTTCTTATTGA